A DNA window from Candidatus Brocadia sp. contains the following coding sequences:
- a CDS encoding hydroxylamine oxidase, with product MKLLLVSLFYFISMGIFVAEILAEEERPDTMPAIISEQTQLCVLCHKKYTPGIVEDWFTSRHSKVTPEMALAKPALERRISSDTIPETFIYVVVGCFECHGQNAPAHKDNFEHFGFKINVIVSPNDCKTCHPVETEQYSVSKKAHALDILQKNPLYHTFVETVQGLKEIKDDKIIPLNASDNSKSETCYACHGTRVTVNGKKKISTDIGVIEVPDLSNWPNQGVGRINPDGSLGACTPCHARHSFSIEIARKPYTCSQCHLEPDVPAFNVYNESKHGNIFFSKQHEWNWTNVPWRVGKDFQTPTCATCHNSLLTTPDGEVIAPRTHDFGSRLWVRLFGLIYSHPQPKDARTYLIKNKDDLPLPTAFTGELASEYLIDKDEQMRRQNEMKKICRGCHNIDWVNKHFTRLDATIAETDKMSLTATQLILKAWNEGLADPSNPFDEMIEHKWIKQWFFYANSIRYASAMGGPDYATFKNGWWYLTTNLHEMLDLTKVQRDRKY from the coding sequence ATGAAGTTACTACTTGTTTCCCTGTTTTACTTTATCTCAATGGGTATTTTTGTTGCGGAAATACTTGCGGAAGAAGAACGGCCAGACACTATGCCGGCGATCATCAGCGAGCAGACACAACTCTGTGTATTGTGTCATAAAAAATACACTCCGGGAATCGTAGAAGACTGGTTTACAAGTAGGCATTCAAAAGTCACACCGGAAATGGCTTTGGCAAAACCTGCTCTTGAAAGAAGGATTTCAAGCGATACAATTCCGGAGACCTTCATATACGTTGTTGTTGGCTGTTTTGAATGCCACGGCCAGAACGCACCAGCTCACAAGGATAACTTCGAGCACTTTGGATTTAAGATCAATGTTATTGTTTCACCAAACGATTGTAAGACATGTCATCCTGTAGAAACGGAACAATATTCTGTGAGTAAAAAAGCCCATGCCCTGGACATTCTGCAAAAAAATCCTTTATATCATACCTTTGTCGAAACGGTTCAAGGTTTAAAAGAGATCAAAGATGATAAAATAATTCCTCTCAATGCATCAGATAATTCAAAATCTGAAACATGTTATGCCTGCCATGGCACTCGTGTTACGGTGAACGGAAAGAAAAAAATATCAACCGATATTGGAGTTATTGAAGTTCCTGACCTCTCCAACTGGCCAAATCAGGGGGTGGGAAGGATTAATCCCGATGGAAGCCTCGGCGCCTGCACCCCATGTCATGCAAGACATAGCTTTTCTATCGAGATCGCCAGGAAACCATACACATGTTCCCAATGTCATCTCGAACCAGATGTGCCGGCATTTAATGTGTACAATGAAAGTAAACACGGAAACATTTTTTTTTCAAAACAACATGAATGGAACTGGACGAATGTCCCCTGGAGGGTTGGCAAGGATTTTCAGACACCAACCTGTGCCACCTGCCATAACAGCCTTTTAACTACTCCCGATGGAGAGGTTATCGCACCAAGAACTCACGATTTCGGGTCAAGATTGTGGGTCAGATTGTTCGGACTCATTTACTCGCATCCTCAACCTAAGGATGCAAGAACATATCTGATCAAAAACAAAGACGACCTTCCCCTTCCAACTGCTTTTACCGGCGAGCTGGCCTCTGAGTACCTGATCGACAAAGACGAACAAATGCGGCGTCAAAATGAAATGAAGAAGATATGCCGCGGCTGTCACAACATTGACTGGGTTAATAAGCATTTTACCAGGCTTGATGCCACTATAGCAGAAACAGATAAGATGAGCCTGACCGCTACCCAGCTTATTTTGAAAGCATGGAATGAGGGATTGGCGGATCCGTCAAATCCTTTTGATGAAATGATCGAACATAAATGGATAAAGCAGTGGTTTTTCTATGCCAACTCGATTCGGTATGCATCTGCTATGGGTGGTCCTGATTATGCCACATTCAAGAATGGGTGGTGGTATTTAACAACAAATTTACATGAAATGCTGGATTTAACAAAAGTTCAAAGAGATAGGAAGTACTGA
- a CDS encoding glycosyltransferase family 2 protein, whose translation MLYNYQFFYNNRIVNEEQDLFFFILCTTILHKYLAAMHRNNILIAIPVFNEIAVYNIIQRVKNFSLDVLVIDDGSTYSLRKGLINVENIRMIVHPRNLGYGKAIIDAFTYAMKNRYDYLLTIDGDGQHEPEEISLFLREIPFYDYDIISGSRYLFPIRVGADVPIERYLINKRITGILNRITGFGLTDSFCGFKAYKVEKLKALHVTEYGYGMPLQLWIQAWKRGLRVREIPVKLIYNDLTKHFAGVLEDPETRLLYYKNIIRKELADTEQKNVAVRRTKKTVRY comes from the coding sequence TTGCTATATAATTATCAGTTTTTCTATAATAATCGGATTGTAAATGAAGAACAAGACTTGTTCTTTTTCATTCTTTGCACAACTATCTTACACAAATATTTAGCCGCTATGCACAGAAATAATATCCTTATTGCCATACCAGTCTTCAATGAAATCGCCGTGTATAACATTATTCAAAGGGTTAAAAATTTTTCTCTTGATGTATTAGTAATAGATGATGGTTCAACCTATAGTCTTCGCAAGGGGTTAATAAACGTCGAAAACATTCGTATGATCGTACATCCGAGAAATCTTGGCTATGGCAAAGCGATCATAGATGCATTCACGTATGCAATGAAAAATAGATATGATTACCTATTAACAATTGATGGAGACGGGCAACATGAACCCGAAGAGATTTCTCTGTTTTTAAGAGAAATTCCCTTTTATGATTATGACATCATATCGGGGTCGAGATACCTTTTCCCCATCAGAGTAGGCGCAGACGTACCGATAGAACGGTATCTTATTAATAAAAGGATTACCGGTATTTTAAATCGCATAACTGGTTTTGGTTTAACGGATTCTTTTTGTGGTTTTAAGGCGTATAAGGTCGAAAAATTGAAGGCATTGCATGTGACGGAATATGGATATGGTATGCCACTGCAATTATGGATACAGGCATGGAAGAGGGGATTGCGGGTGAGGGAAATACCTGTTAAACTAATCTATAACGATCTCACAAAACATTTTGCAGGTGTTTTGGAAGACCCGGAAACAAGGCTGTTGTATTATAAAAATATTATACGAAAAGAGCTTGCAGATACGGAACAAAAGAATGTCGCTGTGCGCAGAACAAAGAAAACCGTAAGGTATTGA
- a CDS encoding DUF502 domain-containing protein, translating to MEEKRYGVFTHFKKDVRKRMLTGLLLILPVYVTFFVVKFLFSFVGGTLAPVIKKFLQFLGVALPKTSLDEFIITFLGLILTFLALYFIGIFAANFVGKAIINYFENLLTKTPVIRNIYSSVKQIINAVSLPGKQSFKRVVFIDFPKEGTKSIGFVTGATQYNNEHKFISVFIPTTPNPTTGFLIYTTEDAVIDTNLTVEEAFRTLLSGGVLTPKDIKSPFKTVGT from the coding sequence ATGGAAGAAAAAAGGTACGGAGTGTTCACTCATTTTAAAAAAGACGTCAGAAAAAGGATGTTGACAGGCCTGTTATTAATCCTGCCTGTCTATGTAACCTTTTTTGTTGTAAAATTTCTCTTCAGCTTCGTTGGCGGCACGCTCGCTCCAGTTATCAAAAAGTTCTTGCAATTCTTAGGTGTTGCCCTGCCAAAGACCTCCCTTGATGAATTTATTATTACCTTTTTGGGGCTTATTCTCACATTCCTCGCATTGTACTTTATTGGCATATTTGCAGCCAACTTTGTTGGTAAGGCCATTATTAATTATTTTGAAAACCTCTTAACAAAAACCCCCGTTATTAGAAACATATATTCGTCCGTAAAACAGATCATTAATGCAGTAAGCTTACCTGGCAAGCAGTCTTTTAAGCGTGTGGTTTTCATAGATTTCCCAAAAGAAGGTACAAAATCTATTGGGTTTGTAACAGGTGCGACGCAGTATAATAATGAACACAAATTTATCAGCGTATTTATACCAACCACACCGAATCCAACAACAGGATTTTTAATCTATACCACTGAAGATGCTGTTATCGATACGAATCTTACGGTAGAAGAGGCATTTAGAACACTCCTTTCAGGTGGCGTTCTGACGCCTAAGGATATCAAATCGCCATTCAAGACCGTTGGTACATAA
- a CDS encoding tetratricopeptide repeat protein: protein MGIIGKNLPIITVAGAIVCLFLYSCGKKEAYENAEVANRDVVHEESTDTTEVKNEVVLPEKMTAAEYYNYGLESIKKSGFEEAIAAWQKALELEPTMINAYEKLGKAYYTQGKFDKAGEIYRKELELKPDDPMVYYSLGVVYRMNEQFEDAVKMQTKALSLNPNLANAYNELGLTYCKQKKLDEAIDAHKKALELDPKLGTAHNYLGVVYLLKGMSAEAEEEFNQFKKYEAGKSMYPPHGAASSH from the coding sequence ATGGGAATAATTGGAAAAAATTTACCGATAATAACAGTTGCAGGTGCAATAGTATGTTTATTCTTATATAGTTGTGGCAAAAAAGAGGCATATGAAAATGCCGAAGTCGCGAATAGGGATGTCGTACATGAAGAAAGCACTGATACCACGGAAGTCAAGAATGAGGTCGTTCTGCCAGAAAAAATGACTGCAGCAGAATATTATAACTACGGATTGGAAAGTATCAAAAAAAGCGGTTTTGAAGAAGCGATTGCAGCATGGCAAAAAGCACTGGAACTCGAACCAACGATGATCAATGCTTATGAAAAGCTTGGAAAAGCATATTACACACAAGGAAAATTTGATAAAGCTGGAGAGATCTATCGGAAAGAACTGGAATTGAAGCCAGATGATCCAATGGTATATTATAGCCTGGGCGTTGTCTACCGTATGAATGAACAATTTGAAGATGCAGTCAAGATGCAGACGAAGGCCTTGTCTTTAAATCCCAACCTTGCCAACGCTTATAACGAACTTGGGCTAACGTATTGCAAGCAGAAAAAATTAGACGAGGCCATAGATGCACACAAAAAAGCACTGGAGTTGGATCCCAAGCTAGGAACAGCACATAATTATCTCGGTGTCGTCTATTTGTTAAAAGGAATGAGCGCCGAGGCAGAAGAGGAATTCAACCAATTTAAAAAATATGAGGCAGGCAAAAGCATGTACCCACCCCATGGTGCGGCTTCTTCACATTAA
- a CDS encoding polyprenyl synthetase family protein codes for MRIEESIKNYGAKIDELLKELIPPYRKDYLSEPIWHHMQTGGKRVRPALCLITCEALGGNPDEAIYFALAVETLHNMFLIHDDIEDGDTVRRDQPTVWVKYGTANAINAGDYLLACAYKTTLASPISLEKKIKLLQVLTSTYEKTVEGQALDINARAAEDFSVDKYMKMVELKTGYYLACGMVGGAIVSGVSEQVVEKIWTLGKTMGPAFQIRDDLIDLTHGKGRGGVIGSDVKEGKASFLYSYTLQVACVEDKKHLREIMLKPRGETTDSDIQWVLDAYKKYHAVKYAQDYAEDLVKQAYKTIDEIPVENKMVFKEIASFMAQRMS; via the coding sequence ATGCGCATAGAGGAATCTATTAAGAATTACGGTGCAAAGATAGATGAACTGTTAAAAGAACTTATTCCACCCTATAGAAAGGATTATTTGAGTGAACCTATATGGCATCACATGCAGACGGGGGGGAAAAGGGTGAGGCCAGCACTCTGTTTGATTACCTGCGAGGCGTTAGGGGGAAATCCTGATGAGGCTATATATTTTGCCCTTGCCGTGGAGACCTTGCACAATATGTTCCTTATCCATGATGACATTGAGGACGGTGACACGGTAAGACGTGATCAACCTACGGTATGGGTAAAATATGGTACCGCGAATGCGATTAATGCAGGAGATTATCTCCTTGCGTGTGCCTATAAAACTACATTGGCAAGCCCAATATCACTGGAAAAGAAGATAAAATTATTACAGGTGCTTACGTCAACCTACGAAAAAACCGTGGAAGGCCAGGCGCTTGACATTAACGCAAGGGCTGCTGAAGATTTTTCAGTCGATAAATATATGAAGATGGTGGAGTTGAAAACAGGATACTATCTTGCCTGTGGAATGGTTGGTGGGGCTATTGTATCTGGTGTTTCGGAACAGGTTGTGGAAAAAATATGGACGCTTGGAAAGACAATGGGACCAGCGTTTCAGATCCGTGATGATTTAATCGATTTGACCCATGGTAAGGGACGTGGGGGGGTAATCGGTTCCGATGTGAAAGAAGGCAAAGCAAGCTTTTTATATTCATACACATTACAGGTTGCATGCGTGGAAGATAAGAAACATTTGCGCGAGATCATGTTAAAACCCAGGGGCGAAACAACAGATAGCGATATACAATGGGTGCTGGATGCATATAAAAAATATCATGCCGTAAAATATGCCCAGGATTATGCGGAAGATTTGGTAAAACAGGCTTATAAAACAATTGACGAGATTCCTGTAGAAAACAAAATGGTATTCAAAGAGATCGCATCTTTCATGGCACAGCGGATGTCTTGA
- the efp gene encoding elongation factor P gives MVSATEIKRGTVIKMDGELYLVVDYQHVTPGNWRGMVQAKLKSLKQGSVVQKRFRSTDKVEDVFLEHRVMEYLYKEGDNYCFMDTENYEQVLLPKEAVADAIPYMTLNSQAKIAFYEGKAISVELPSSVALKIIETDPGMKGDTVVNVYKPAKMETGLVVKVPLFINNGEVIKVDTRTGEFLGRE, from the coding sequence TTGGTAAGTGCTACAGAAATTAAAAGGGGTACCGTTATAAAAATGGATGGCGAATTGTATTTGGTGGTTGATTATCAACATGTGACACCGGGAAACTGGCGAGGCATGGTACAGGCAAAGCTGAAGAGCCTGAAACAAGGAAGTGTAGTTCAGAAGCGATTCCGGTCTACTGACAAAGTAGAGGATGTATTCTTGGAACACCGGGTGATGGAGTACCTCTATAAGGAGGGAGATAATTATTGCTTTATGGATACAGAAAATTATGAGCAAGTATTATTGCCGAAAGAGGCTGTCGCAGATGCCATCCCTTATATGACCTTAAACAGTCAGGCGAAGATAGCCTTTTATGAGGGTAAGGCGATTTCGGTGGAATTACCATCGTCGGTTGCCTTAAAAATTATCGAAACAGATCCGGGCATGAAGGGAGATACCGTAGTGAATGTTTATAAGCCTGCAAAAATGGAGACAGGGCTTGTTGTAAAGGTTCCTCTGTTCATCAATAATGGCGAGGTAATCAAGGTAGATACGAGAACAGGTGAGTTTCTTGGCAGGGAATAG
- a CDS encoding response regulator translates to MPKVLIIDDSAVMRKIIQRNIQQSGLIVDEFVEAGDGREGLEKAISNNIDLILCDWNMPNMTGIDFVKAFRGSGQKSNVPIVMVTTEGSETKIEEAKNSGANGYLTKPFTPEQLKSKLGNFLLVK, encoded by the coding sequence ATGCCAAAAGTGCTCATAATTGATGATTCGGCGGTCATGAGAAAGATTATTCAGAGAAACATCCAACAATCTGGCCTGATCGTGGATGAATTTGTCGAGGCAGGAGACGGAAGGGAAGGTCTTGAAAAAGCCATTTCCAATAATATCGACTTAATCCTCTGTGACTGGAACATGCCAAACATGACAGGAATAGATTTTGTCAAGGCCTTCAGGGGGTCGGGCCAAAAGAGCAATGTTCCAATTGTAATGGTGACCACAGAAGGCAGCGAGACAAAGATTGAAGAGGCAAAAAACAGCGGTGCAAATGGTTATCTGACAAAACCGTTCACACCGGAACAATTGAAGTCCAAATTAGGAAATTTCTTACTCGTAAAATAG
- a CDS encoding chemotaxis protein CheX yields MALESMMETIASDITESTKTLFETMIMMDLKYDEASLVDDTQIKTDVIGMVSFTGKYHGVIALFCSKRFALKVASTMLMTELTEFSGEVKDAIGEVSNMIAGNVKTKLAAQYGDMHLSIPIVIAGEGLSITAVNNHPVVADTTLSCFSKDPWLMTPFISNNEKFNIGLLLKESNK; encoded by the coding sequence ATGGCGTTAGAAAGTATGATGGAAACCATCGCATCGGATATTACCGAGTCTACAAAGACACTATTTGAAACGATGATTATGATGGATTTGAAGTATGACGAGGCCTCATTGGTAGACGATACACAAATAAAAACGGATGTTATCGGCATGGTAAGCTTCACCGGTAAATATCACGGTGTTATTGCCCTGTTTTGCTCAAAAAGGTTCGCATTAAAGGTCGCATCAACTATGTTGATGACAGAACTGACCGAATTTTCGGGCGAGGTTAAAGATGCCATCGGTGAAGTATCAAACATGATCGCAGGAAATGTAAAGACAAAACTGGCGGCCCAATATGGTGACATGCATCTCTCCATACCAATTGTAATCGCAGGAGAAGGTCTTTCTATCACCGCTGTAAACAATCACCCTGTTGTAGCTGACACAACACTTTCCTGCTTCAGTAAAGATCCCTGGCTCATGACACCCTTTATCTCCAACAACGAAAAGTTTAACATCGGCTTATTGCTCAAAGAATCAAACAAATAG
- a CDS encoding NAD(P)-dependent oxidoreductase — MKVAITGLTGFLGHYVAKKLFERDVSIQALIRNTSNTLHLQDYQKKITFLQGDMTDKKTLKKFVQGADVVIHMAYERDGASFREAANKDIKRFVEANLLGSIELLDASKQAGIKQFIFISSCAVYGYIFPRIRLDELHPLIPDSNYGAYKASVEAFCHPYYLTKIFDTTIFRPVGMYGINPHLAHSAWYNIVKDIKQGINVEVSGGGKVVHVEDVVQAIDLAMSNKEASGKIYNLVDFYADNMTVAQITKELCASQSNISGTPKQSIHTIDNTQSKSLGLRYAGIEGLKRYIRELLNLT; from the coding sequence ATGAAAGTTGCGATAACTGGTCTGACAGGGTTTCTGGGTCATTATGTAGCAAAAAAACTCTTTGAGAGAGATGTTTCCATTCAGGCCCTTATACGAAATACCAGCAACACCTTACACCTTCAAGATTATCAGAAAAAGATCACTTTTCTACAGGGTGACATGACCGATAAAAAGACTTTGAAAAAATTTGTACAAGGCGCCGATGTGGTCATCCATATGGCCTATGAAAGGGATGGGGCTTCTTTTCGTGAAGCAGCCAATAAGGACATCAAACGATTTGTAGAGGCTAATCTGTTGGGCAGTATAGAACTTCTGGACGCCTCTAAACAGGCAGGTATCAAACAATTTATCTTTATCAGTTCCTGTGCGGTATACGGGTACATTTTTCCCCGTATCAGGCTGGATGAATTACATCCTCTCATACCCGATTCAAATTATGGCGCCTATAAGGCATCCGTTGAGGCATTTTGTCATCCATATTACTTGACAAAGATCTTTGATACAACCATCTTTCGTCCCGTAGGTATGTATGGCATAAATCCACACCTGGCCCACTCTGCCTGGTATAATATCGTGAAGGACATTAAACAGGGCATAAACGTTGAAGTTTCAGGTGGCGGAAAGGTTGTACATGTAGAAGATGTAGTTCAGGCAATAGACTTAGCAATGAGCAACAAAGAGGCCTCAGGGAAAATTTACAATCTGGTGGACTTTTATGCTGATAACATGACAGTAGCACAAATAACCAAAGAACTCTGTGCTTCTCAATCCAACATCAGTGGCACTCCCAAACAATCCATCCACACCATAGATAATACTCAATCTAAGTCCTTAGGCCTACGTTACGCCGGGATTGAGGGTTTAAAACGATATATTCGAGAATTACTAAACCTCACTTAA
- the hemW gene encoding radical SAM family heme chaperone HemW, with the protein MIVKKDALPHALYIHIPFCTRKCNYCDFNSIVSGTKIVDHYLHALEKELRALQRRYVFKTVYIGGGTPSILTETQLKKLLHSVVHYIPASEIQEYTVEVNPGTLTGNKVALLKEYFVNRISLGVQSFQDSQLKLLGRIHSGDEARNAFVLLRTSGFENINIDLIFGCPTQSPDDWEKDLRIVIELNPEHISTYSLMYEEGTPLTVDLENEVIHKLDESVELEMYKTAICHLTGAGYNHYEISNFAKAGYECSHNHVYWENKGYTGVGAGAFSFIDGRRTSNTRDVVQYITGIHENKNVQSFGECLQPEQFASETVVMSLRLRKGISNTDFYKRFGYKLDEQFGNQINRLVKDGLVSYEDERLKLTEKGLFIADTVMTEFV; encoded by the coding sequence ATGATAGTAAAAAAAGATGCTCTTCCCCATGCCCTTTACATCCATATCCCTTTTTGTACAAGAAAGTGTAATTACTGCGATTTCAATTCGATTGTCTCGGGAACAAAAATAGTTGACCACTATCTTCATGCCCTTGAAAAGGAATTACGTGCTCTGCAACGGCGATATGTATTTAAAACGGTTTATATTGGAGGAGGGACGCCAAGCATACTGACCGAAACTCAGTTAAAAAAACTGCTTCACAGCGTTGTTCATTATATCCCGGCTTCAGAGATACAGGAGTATACCGTTGAAGTAAATCCCGGCACACTGACCGGAAACAAGGTTGCATTGTTAAAAGAATATTTTGTGAACCGCATCAGTTTGGGTGTTCAGTCGTTTCAGGATAGTCAATTAAAACTTCTTGGGCGTATTCATTCTGGTGATGAGGCCAGAAATGCCTTCGTTTTATTAAGGACGAGCGGTTTTGAAAATATTAATATTGATTTAATATTCGGGTGTCCGACCCAGTCTCCCGATGACTGGGAAAAGGATTTGAGGATAGTGATTGAATTGAATCCGGAACATATATCAACATACTCCCTCATGTATGAAGAAGGGACACCACTCACGGTGGATTTAGAGAATGAGGTTATTCACAAACTAGATGAATCCGTTGAATTAGAGATGTATAAAACAGCCATATGTCATTTAACAGGTGCTGGTTATAATCACTATGAGATATCAAATTTTGCAAAGGCTGGATATGAGTGTTCTCATAACCATGTTTACTGGGAAAACAAGGGTTATACAGGGGTAGGGGCGGGGGCATTTTCCTTTATTGATGGCCGCAGGACTTCGAACACAAGAGACGTGGTTCAATACATCACCGGGATACATGAAAACAAAAATGTACAATCTTTTGGTGAATGCTTACAACCTGAACAGTTTGCATCAGAAACGGTAGTTATGTCTTTGCGGTTACGTAAAGGCATATCAAATACCGATTTCTACAAACGATTTGGTTACAAGCTGGATGAACAATTTGGAAATCAAATAAACAGATTAGTAAAGGATGGTCTCGTCAGTTATGAAGACGAAAGGCTGAAGCTTACAGAAAAAGGCTTATTCATTGCAGACACGGTAATGACGGAATTTGTATAA
- a CDS encoding DNA-binding protein has translation MQNPNIMTIKQVAEYLKISPRTVYKLVKEGAIPSFKIMNMWRFEQSKIDQWIQEKSEINNFNVNGGKEHAKSAHN, from the coding sequence ATGCAAAACCCTAATATCATGACAATAAAACAAGTCGCAGAATATCTTAAAATAAGTCCCCGCACAGTATATAAGTTAGTGAAGGAAGGGGCAATCCCTTCCTTTAAGATAATGAATATGTGGCGATTTGAGCAGTCTAAAATTGATCAGTGGATACAAGAAAAAAGTGAAATTAATAACTTCAACGTAAACGGAGGTAAGGAACATGCCAAAAGTGCTCATAATTGA
- the ispH gene encoding 4-hydroxy-3-methylbut-2-enyl diphosphate reductase, with amino-acid sequence MRVKVAKTAGFCMGVRRAMDILLDAANEKNEDGRVFTDGPLIHNPQVLEYLEKRGIHVVNGQTDLSKSTVVIRAHGVTPTRRKEIESTGAKVCDATCPHVMRVQSIIKKYAAQGYSTVIVGDKGHAEVIGLLGYAEGKGHVVQELEEIDQLPPMDKVCIVAQTTQDRRLFKEAIQRLKKRYSNCESFETICSSTYKRQDEVISLSKSVDAMIVVGGRGSANTTRLVKICESQGTPTFLVETDAELDLSKLRDYDTIGVTAGASTPNWMIKRVVEKVHSYKVNRYGRLFFGLKNIASFFIGSCMYAGLGAASLSYACAVLLGVQPRLSFCLIAALFIFSMQVLNHFANKEAVALNEPARAKFYERKQTLFIGLGITGAMASFILGFILSKSIFFCIFLASLFGIFYRLEIIPKGMSRVIRYRSLEQIPGSKEIFYSIAWAVSTALIPFLGTRKSFMPSLAIAIAFASSLAFIRAVVLDIRDIQGDRILGKETIPIAIGKERTKTILIIITALIAVLLSVSPFLGWTNSLGYYLLPCIAYACGYQYLFQKKIISEGLLPETVADFNFIFAGIMAFVWKSSYF; translated from the coding sequence TTGAGAGTAAAAGTCGCTAAAACAGCTGGGTTTTGTATGGGTGTCAGGCGGGCTATGGACATCCTTTTGGACGCGGCAAACGAAAAAAACGAGGATGGTAGAGTATTCACTGATGGGCCACTGATTCATAATCCACAGGTACTTGAATATTTAGAAAAGCGGGGAATCCATGTCGTTAACGGACAAACCGATCTTTCTAAGAGCACCGTCGTTATCAGGGCACACGGTGTTACACCTACCCGCAGAAAAGAAATTGAAAGTACGGGTGCAAAGGTCTGTGATGCCACTTGCCCCCACGTAATGAGAGTTCAATCCATTATTAAAAAATATGCCGCACAAGGATACTCAACCGTGATCGTGGGTGATAAAGGGCACGCAGAGGTTATAGGCCTATTAGGGTATGCGGAAGGTAAGGGACACGTTGTGCAGGAACTGGAAGAAATAGACCAACTTCCCCCGATGGACAAAGTGTGTATTGTCGCTCAAACAACACAAGACAGGCGTCTGTTTAAGGAGGCTATCCAGAGGCTTAAAAAACGGTATTCAAACTGCGAATCATTTGAAACTATTTGCAGTTCCACTTACAAACGACAGGATGAGGTCATAAGTCTCAGCAAATCCGTGGATGCCATGATTGTTGTTGGCGGACGGGGAAGCGCCAATACCACCAGACTGGTTAAGATATGCGAGTCTCAGGGAACGCCAACATTCCTTGTTGAAACGGATGCCGAGTTAGACCTCAGTAAGCTCAGAGATTATGATACGATTGGTGTAACCGCGGGCGCTTCTACCCCCAACTGGATGATCAAAAGGGTTGTTGAAAAGGTACATTCTTATAAAGTAAACAGATACGGAAGGCTTTTCTTTGGTTTAAAAAATATCGCTAGTTTTTTCATTGGAAGTTGTATGTATGCGGGCTTAGGGGCAGCGAGTTTAAGTTATGCATGCGCTGTATTGCTGGGAGTTCAACCCCGGTTAAGCTTTTGTCTGATTGCCGCACTCTTTATATTTTCGATGCAGGTTCTGAATCACTTTGCAAATAAAGAAGCCGTGGCGCTCAATGAACCGGCAAGGGCTAAATTCTATGAAAGGAAACAAACCCTCTTCATTGGTCTTGGTATTACCGGAGCGATGGCATCCTTTATTCTGGGATTTATCCTGAGTAAATCCATTTTTTTCTGCATCTTCCTCGCCAGTCTCTTTGGCATTTTTTATCGATTAGAGATCATACCAAAGGGTATGTCCCGTGTGATCCGTTATAGAAGTCTTGAACAAATACCTGGCTCAAAAGAGATCTTTTATAGCATTGCGTGGGCCGTCAGTACTGCGTTAATACCTTTCCTCGGGACCAGAAAAAGTTTTATGCCGTCGCTTGCCATTGCAATTGCCTTTGCATCCAGCCTCGCATTTATCAGGGCGGTGGTCCTTGATATACGTGATATTCAGGGTGACCGTATTTTAGGGAAAGAAACGATCCCTATTGCGATTGGAAAGGAACGAACAAAGACAATTCTTATTATCATCACTGCATTAATCGCTGTTCTGTTGTCCGTAAGTCCGTTCCTTGGATGGACAAACTCATTGGGATATTATCTTCTCCCCTGCATTGCTTATGCCTGTGGGTATCAATATCTGTTCCAGAAAAAAATTATATCAGAAGGTCTCTTACCTGAAACTGTTGCTGATTTTAACTTTATATTTGCCGGTATAATGGCCTTTGTTTGGAAATCAAGCTACTTTTAG